In Vanessa cardui chromosome 6, ilVanCard2.1, whole genome shotgun sequence, the following proteins share a genomic window:
- the LOC124530384 gene encoding LMBR1 domain-containing protein 2 homolog isoform X1 yields MAYTLFVIEIISAFILAATLLYRYGDCYRNHILVTVSVLTAWYFSFVIMFILPLDVSSTFYRQCLDNSTHITTATPEINVPTTALPPEKHCQEPWSFVPDSVFPNLWRVVYWTSQCLTWLIMPMMQSYSKAGDFTVKGKLKSALVDNAIYYGSYLFICGILLIYIALKPGVYLDGPKIKAIASSASNTWGLFLLILLLGYSLVEVPRNLWNNSKKNYTLTYTYFKIAKLSTDKCEAEETVEEILESLNSITAAVGPGHPLHRHVETIVQKLPIQLRDKLNSRAPPERPSPPSLKSLVNLHKKTIKSLHVLQRTETQWGLMLERVFHLEDVSSNCRSPDQRFQHTFHTPRPRIQRLLYPPILEWYWECFFRQYFLKAMAVVTCIMSVAVVWSEVTFFSKKPVLSIFANIVITANKHYNYTAIVTISTLIIGYMFYCAYSTVLKIRLLNLYYLAPHHQTNEYSLIFSGMMVCRLTPAMCLNFLSLVHMDSHVIKERVMETYYTQIMGHMDVLGIIAEGFNIYFPMLVVLLCLATYLSLGSRLLSLCGFQQFVGDDELTTDLVDEGREIVKREKRKRQRAEESIARSREYNERFSSYRAARDNRDGARTGLLNDVDSDYYVTPSPDAQRALPPDALPAVRTDPDARRRDNMTMPPRGLFDDV; encoded by the exons ATGGCTTATACATTGTTTGTGATTGAAATTATATCGGCGTTCATATTAGCTGCAACACTTTTATACAGATATGGGGACTGCTATAGAAATCACATATTAGTGACTGTGTCTGTTTTAACAGCATGGTACTTCTCATTTGTTATTATGTTCATTTTACCTCTGGATGTGTCATCG ACATTTTATCGACAATGCCTAGATAACTCGACACATATAACAACTGCAACACCAGAGATTAATGTACCAACTACAGCACTACCACCAGAAAAACATTGCCAAGAACCGTGGAGCTTTGTACCAGATTCTGTGTTTCCTAATCTGTGGCGAGTAGTTTACTGGACCTCACAATGTTTGACATG GCTTATCATGCCAATGATGCAGTCATACAGTAAAGCAGGTGACTTCACTGTAAAGGGCAAACTTAAATCAGCATTAGTCGACAATGCTATATACTATGGTTCATACTTATTCATATGTGGTATACTCCTCATATACATAGCCTTGAAACCGGGAGTATATTTAGATGGACCAAAGATCAAAGCTATAGCATCATCAGCCAGTAACACATGGGGATTGTTTCTCCTAATTCTACTTCTTGGTTATTCCCTCGTTGAAGTACCGAGAAACTTATGGAATAACTCAAAGAAGAATTATACTTTAACCTACACTTACTTTAAGATCGCTAAGTTGAGTACAGATAAATGTGAAGCGGAAGAAACTGTTGAGGAAATTTTAGAG agtCTAAACTCAATCACGGCAGCAGTAGGCCCCGGTCATCCTCTCCACCGGCACGTAGAGACAATAGTGCAGAAGCTACCCATACAACTACGTGACAAGCTTAACTCTAGAGCACCGCCCGAAAGACCCTCGCCCCCTTCACTTAAGTCACTCGTTAACTTGCATAagaaa ACGATTAAGTCCCTGCACGTGCTGCAACGCACGGAGACGCAGTGGGGCCTCATGCTGGAGCGCGTGTTCCACCTGGAAGACGTGTCGTCCAACTGCCGCTCGCCCGACCAGCGCTTCCAGCACACCTTCCACACGCCCCGACCCAGGATACAGCGGTTGCTCTATCCACCTATATTAG aatGGTACTGGGAGTGCTTCTTCAGGCAATACTTCCTGAAAGCGATGGCGGTGGTGACGTGCATCATGTCGGTGGCCGTCGTGTGGTCAGAGGTCACGTTTTTCAGCAAGAAGCCCGTGCTGTCCATCTTCGCTAATATAGTCATTACTGCGAACAAACACTACAACTATACTGCTATTGTG acAATATCAACATTGATCATTGGCTACATGTTCTACTGCGCGTACTCGACGGTGCTGAAGATTCGCCTCTTGAACCTGTACTACCTCGCCCCCCACCACCAGACCAACGAATACAGCCTCATCTTCTCCGGCATGATGGTCTGCCGGCTGACTCCTGCTATGTGCCTCAACTTCCTCAGTCTTGTGCACATGGATTCCCACGTTATCAAAGAGAGGGTCATGGAGACATATTACACTCAG ATAATGGGTCATATGGATGTATTGGGTATCATCGCAGAGGGATTCAACATATATTTCCCGATGCTGGTAGTTCTGCTGTGCCTGGCCACCTACCTCTCCCTGGGCAGCCGGCTGCTGTCGCTCTGCGGCTTCCAGCAGTTCGTGGGTGACGACGAGCTCACTACCGACCTCGTTGATGAAGGACGGGAGATTGTGAAGCGAG AAAAACGCAAACGCCAACGAGCTGAAGAATCGATAGCACGGAGCCGCGAGTACAACGAGCGCTTCTCCAGCTACAGAGCCGCCAGGGACAACCGCGACGGAG CCCGCACCGGGCTGCTCAACGACGTGGACTCAGACTACTACGTGACGCCGAGCCCGGACGCGCAGCGCGCCCTCCCGCCCGACGCGCTGCCCGCCGTGCGCACCGACCCCGACGCGCGCCGCCGCGACAACATGACCATGCCGCCCCGCGGACTCTTCGACGACGTGTAG
- the LOC124530384 gene encoding LMBR1 domain-containing protein 2 homolog isoform X2: MAYTLFVIEIISAFILAATLLYRYGDCYRNHILVTVSVLTAWYFSFVIMFILPLDVSSTFYRQCLDNSTHITTATPEINVPTTALPPEKHCQEPWSFVPDSVFPNLWRVVYWTSQCLTWLIMPMMQSYSKAGDFTVKGKLKSALVDNAIYYGSYLFICGILLIYIALKPGVYLDGPKIKAIASSASNTWGLFLLILLLGYSLVEVPRNLWNNSKKNYTLTYTYFKIAKLSTDKCEAEETVEEILESLNSITAAVGPGHPLHRHVETIVQKLPIQLRDKLNSRAPPERPSPPSLKSLVNLHKKTIKSLHVLQRTETQWGLMLERVFHLEDVSSNCRSPDQRFQHTFHTPRPRIQRLLYPPILEWYWECFFRQYFLKAMAVVTCIMSVAVVWSEVTFFSKKPVLSIFANIVITANKHYNYTAIVTISTLIIGYMFYCAYSTVLKIRLLNLYYLAPHHQTNEYSLIFSGMMVCRLTPAMCLNFLSLVHMDSHVIKERVMETYYTQIMGHMDVLGIIAEGFNIYFPMLVVLLCLATYLSLGSRLLSLCGFQQFVGDDELTTDLVDEGREIVKREKRKRQRAEESIARSREYNERFSSYRAARDNRDGDYYVTPSPDAQRALPPDALPAVRTDPDARRRDNMTMPPRGLFDDV, encoded by the exons ATGGCTTATACATTGTTTGTGATTGAAATTATATCGGCGTTCATATTAGCTGCAACACTTTTATACAGATATGGGGACTGCTATAGAAATCACATATTAGTGACTGTGTCTGTTTTAACAGCATGGTACTTCTCATTTGTTATTATGTTCATTTTACCTCTGGATGTGTCATCG ACATTTTATCGACAATGCCTAGATAACTCGACACATATAACAACTGCAACACCAGAGATTAATGTACCAACTACAGCACTACCACCAGAAAAACATTGCCAAGAACCGTGGAGCTTTGTACCAGATTCTGTGTTTCCTAATCTGTGGCGAGTAGTTTACTGGACCTCACAATGTTTGACATG GCTTATCATGCCAATGATGCAGTCATACAGTAAAGCAGGTGACTTCACTGTAAAGGGCAAACTTAAATCAGCATTAGTCGACAATGCTATATACTATGGTTCATACTTATTCATATGTGGTATACTCCTCATATACATAGCCTTGAAACCGGGAGTATATTTAGATGGACCAAAGATCAAAGCTATAGCATCATCAGCCAGTAACACATGGGGATTGTTTCTCCTAATTCTACTTCTTGGTTATTCCCTCGTTGAAGTACCGAGAAACTTATGGAATAACTCAAAGAAGAATTATACTTTAACCTACACTTACTTTAAGATCGCTAAGTTGAGTACAGATAAATGTGAAGCGGAAGAAACTGTTGAGGAAATTTTAGAG agtCTAAACTCAATCACGGCAGCAGTAGGCCCCGGTCATCCTCTCCACCGGCACGTAGAGACAATAGTGCAGAAGCTACCCATACAACTACGTGACAAGCTTAACTCTAGAGCACCGCCCGAAAGACCCTCGCCCCCTTCACTTAAGTCACTCGTTAACTTGCATAagaaa ACGATTAAGTCCCTGCACGTGCTGCAACGCACGGAGACGCAGTGGGGCCTCATGCTGGAGCGCGTGTTCCACCTGGAAGACGTGTCGTCCAACTGCCGCTCGCCCGACCAGCGCTTCCAGCACACCTTCCACACGCCCCGACCCAGGATACAGCGGTTGCTCTATCCACCTATATTAG aatGGTACTGGGAGTGCTTCTTCAGGCAATACTTCCTGAAAGCGATGGCGGTGGTGACGTGCATCATGTCGGTGGCCGTCGTGTGGTCAGAGGTCACGTTTTTCAGCAAGAAGCCCGTGCTGTCCATCTTCGCTAATATAGTCATTACTGCGAACAAACACTACAACTATACTGCTATTGTG acAATATCAACATTGATCATTGGCTACATGTTCTACTGCGCGTACTCGACGGTGCTGAAGATTCGCCTCTTGAACCTGTACTACCTCGCCCCCCACCACCAGACCAACGAATACAGCCTCATCTTCTCCGGCATGATGGTCTGCCGGCTGACTCCTGCTATGTGCCTCAACTTCCTCAGTCTTGTGCACATGGATTCCCACGTTATCAAAGAGAGGGTCATGGAGACATATTACACTCAG ATAATGGGTCATATGGATGTATTGGGTATCATCGCAGAGGGATTCAACATATATTTCCCGATGCTGGTAGTTCTGCTGTGCCTGGCCACCTACCTCTCCCTGGGCAGCCGGCTGCTGTCGCTCTGCGGCTTCCAGCAGTTCGTGGGTGACGACGAGCTCACTACCGACCTCGTTGATGAAGGACGGGAGATTGTGAAGCGAG AAAAACGCAAACGCCAACGAGCTGAAGAATCGATAGCACGGAGCCGCGAGTACAACGAGCGCTTCTCCAGCTACAGAGCCGCCAGGGACAACCGCGACGGAG ACTACTACGTGACGCCGAGCCCGGACGCGCAGCGCGCCCTCCCGCCCGACGCGCTGCCCGCCGTGCGCACCGACCCCGACGCGCGCCGCCGCGACAACATGACCATGCCGCCCCGCGGACTCTTCGACGACGTGTAG